From Acidobacteriota bacterium, one genomic window encodes:
- a CDS encoding M20 family metallo-hydrolase gives MQIAINEKRLTSELEALAAISELDPPAITRIVYSDADHRAREWFRGLCDEAGLPVRVDAIGNVFVRWEGSEPGLAAIGTGSHIDAIPHAGAYDGTVGVLGGLEAIRALKESGLAPRRSIELLLFTAEEPTRFGIGCFGSRLLAGTLDSSTGERLKDPDGATLNELRDAAGYKGTIESVRLPKDHYAGFVELHIEQGPLLEREGIPIGIVTNIAAPSGLRITIEGEGGHAGALLMPYRKDAFCAAAEIVLAVEHSAKSTGAIDTCGTVGKCLIHPGAVNSVPSRVQMEVDVRDTDEARRDRVLAQIREACADVAAQRGVSVQIEVVNADAPAESSQAIIDAISQSADELGLRWKKMVSRAYHDSLFMARIAPMAMIFIPCRDGVSHRPDEYAKPEDIANGARVLAHTLAKLSL, from the coding sequence ATGCAGATCGCAATCAATGAGAAGAGGCTGACCTCCGAGCTTGAAGCGCTTGCGGCTATCTCAGAGCTTGATCCGCCGGCGATTACGCGCATTGTGTACAGCGATGCTGACCATCGTGCGCGAGAGTGGTTTCGCGGATTGTGCGATGAAGCAGGACTGCCCGTTCGTGTCGACGCTATTGGAAACGTATTCGTGCGGTGGGAGGGTTCGGAGCCAGGACTGGCGGCGATTGGAACGGGATCGCATATCGATGCGATTCCTCATGCAGGCGCGTATGACGGCACGGTGGGAGTGCTGGGTGGCCTTGAAGCAATTCGTGCGCTGAAAGAGAGCGGGCTGGCACCGCGCCGGTCGATCGAGCTGCTGTTGTTTACTGCCGAAGAGCCTACGCGCTTTGGCATTGGATGCTTTGGCAGCCGCTTGCTCGCAGGGACGCTGGACAGCAGCACGGGCGAGCGACTGAAGGACCCTGATGGAGCGACGTTGAATGAGCTTCGCGACGCCGCGGGATATAAGGGCACAATCGAGAGCGTTCGTTTACCCAAAGACCATTACGCAGGCTTCGTCGAACTGCATATTGAACAAGGCCCTTTGCTGGAGCGCGAGGGAATACCCATCGGGATTGTCACGAATATCGCCGCGCCTTCGGGGCTTCGCATCACGATTGAAGGCGAGGGCGGTCATGCGGGCGCTCTTCTGATGCCTTACCGCAAAGATGCTTTCTGCGCGGCTGCGGAGATTGTGCTGGCGGTGGAGCACAGTGCAAAAAGCACAGGAGCGATTGACACCTGCGGGACGGTGGGCAAGTGTCTGATTCATCCAGGCGCGGTAAACAGCGTGCCGAGCAGAGTGCAGATGGAGGTGGACGTTCGCGACACAGACGAAGCGCGACGGGACCGCGTACTCGCTCAGATCAGGGAGGCCTGCGCGGACGTAGCGGCACAGCGCGGCGTGTCGGTGCAGATTGAAGTTGTCAATGCTGATGCTCCAGCAGAGTCATCGCAAGCAATTATCGATGCCATCTCGCAATCGGCAGATGAACTCGGCCTGCGATGGAAGAAGATGGTGAGCCGGGCCTATCACGATTCGTTGTTCATGGCGCGAATCGCTCCCATGGCGATGATCTTCATTCCGTGCCGCGATGGTGTGAGTCATCGGCCGGACGAGTATGCGAAGCCGGAGGATATTGC
- a CDS encoding (S)-ureidoglycine aminohydrolase codes for MHNLGVTRSSYHRTHLLQTPDTFIRTTLPGMRGASAIVHVAPQLGAAFTEYTAELESAGVLGPTPGQRFVYVLEGALKIEGNGGSRALAQNGYAYIPQGASHTITATEKSRAVVIEKKYAALTGVACGAPIFGDAASVVSTALMDDADLQVQTLLPDSIEYDFAVNLMSYEPGAALSMVEIHVMEHGLLMLEGGGIYRLADSWYPVTAGDFIWMSPYCPQWFGAIGKTRAKYLIYKDSNRHPLGEV; via the coding sequence ATGCACAACCTCGGAGTGACACGGAGCAGTTATCACCGGACGCACCTGCTGCAAACGCCTGACACCTTCATTCGCACAACCCTGCCGGGCATGAGGGGAGCGAGTGCAATCGTCCACGTAGCTCCGCAGCTTGGCGCAGCGTTTACCGAATATACCGCGGAGCTTGAAAGCGCGGGCGTTCTTGGGCCAACGCCTGGGCAGCGGTTTGTGTATGTGCTTGAGGGCGCCTTGAAGATCGAGGGAAATGGCGGATCGCGCGCGCTTGCACAAAACGGCTACGCCTATATTCCGCAAGGCGCCAGCCATACGATTACAGCCACGGAGAAGAGCAGAGCTGTGGTGATCGAGAAGAAATATGCTGCGCTGACCGGCGTTGCCTGTGGCGCTCCGATCTTTGGAGATGCGGCCAGCGTTGTTTCGACTGCGCTGATGGACGATGCGGACTTGCAGGTACAGACCCTGCTGCCGGACAGCATAGAATACGACTTCGCCGTAAACCTGATGAGCTACGAACCTGGTGCGGCGCTATCGATGGTTGAGATTCATGTGATGGAGCATGGGCTGTTGATGCTGGAGGGCGGCGGCATCTACCGGCTCGCCGACTCATGGTATCCGGTGACGGCGGGCGATTTTATCTGGATGTCCCCTTACTGCCCGCAATGGTTTGGCGCGATCGGGAAGACTCGTGCGAAGTATCTGATCTACAAGGATTCGAATCGGCACCCATTGGGCGAGGTGTAG